The following are encoded in a window of Thermococcus sp. CX2 genomic DNA:
- a CDS encoding tungsten cofactor oxidoreductase radical SAM maturase codes for MENNAHKFDLDGAFVLIPKKPDLRYLYIEITNRCNLRCEMCFKQYWEDGEGDMDWDLFIKILDDAEELPELEMIYFGGIGEPTVHPRFMDMVREVKRRGFALGISTNGFLLTDKRIEELVKLGVDLIYFSVDSVPTQPVDIGHIKPDYTGARIKKIQEVKKKLGSDVPHIGVEVVATKENYKELPEIAHYVGSLGIDTLLISNIIPITKEHADMIVYDGSVDMKPIVNKLQAIYHGYLHKTAEFSLKTERHCEFVEKKVAVVRWDGEVAPCYRFLHTYPEIVFGREKMVLAYSFGNVRERSIADIWTSRDYAWFRFVVKNSLYPSCTDCSLNESCSFVQDTQSDCWGNIPSCADCLWSRRIALCPIPEKGMKGFW; via the coding sequence TTGGAAAACAACGCTCATAAGTTCGATCTTGATGGTGCATTCGTTTTAATCCCCAAGAAGCCGGATCTGAGATATCTATACATCGAGATAACCAACCGCTGCAACCTCCGCTGCGAGATGTGCTTCAAGCAGTACTGGGAGGACGGAGAAGGAGACATGGACTGGGATCTCTTCATCAAGATACTCGATGACGCCGAGGAACTCCCAGAGCTCGAGATGATATACTTTGGAGGCATAGGCGAGCCCACCGTTCACCCCCGCTTCATGGACATGGTCAGGGAAGTCAAGAGGCGCGGCTTCGCCCTTGGTATAAGCACCAACGGCTTTCTACTCACGGACAAGCGCATAGAGGAACTTGTAAAGCTTGGGGTGGATTTGATATATTTCTCGGTGGACTCCGTGCCAACCCAGCCGGTTGACATCGGCCACATAAAGCCAGACTACACGGGCGCCAGGATAAAGAAGATACAGGAGGTCAAGAAAAAGCTTGGGAGCGACGTTCCCCACATAGGCGTTGAGGTTGTGGCGACAAAGGAGAACTACAAAGAGCTCCCCGAGATAGCGCACTACGTTGGCTCTTTGGGCATCGATACACTGCTCATCTCGAACATCATTCCCATAACCAAGGAGCACGCTGATATGATAGTCTATGACGGCAGCGTAGATATGAAGCCGATAGTGAACAAGCTCCAGGCCATATACCATGGCTACCTGCACAAGACGGCCGAATTCTCGCTGAAAACCGAGCGTCACTGCGAGTTCGTGGAAAAGAAAGTCGCCGTCGTACGCTGGGACGGAGAGGTTGCTCCCTGCTATCGTTTCCTGCACACATACCCGGAGATAGTCTTCGGCAGGGAGAAAATGGTCCTCGCCTACTCTTTCGGCAACGTCCGGGAGAGGAGCATAGCTGACATATGGACGAGCAGGGATTACGCCTGGTTCCGTTTTGTGGTCAAGAACTCCCTCTATCCAAGCTGTACCGACTGCTCGCTCAACGAGTCCTGCTCCTTTGTACAGGATACGCAGTCTGACTGCTGGGGCAACATCCCAAGCTGTGCCGACTGCCTCTGGTCAAGACGCATAGCCCTCTGCCCGATACCAGAGAAAGGCATGAAGGGCTTCTGGTGA